CATCGGATGTGGGAAGAACGGTTCGGACGGCACCTCCAGTACCACCACCCGCGCAGCTGGCGGCCTCGGCGGTGGATACATTTTCCAGCAACTCGACCCCGAATCAGTGGATTCGAGTACGCCTTACGTCGTTGGCACGAATGGCAATCCGTCCAGTTTCGGCACCCATATCACCACGACCCCAGGCAGGGTGGGATCTCGACATCGTTCGGCTATTCACCCACCACATCCCTGCCGGGGAACGGCGGCGGTGGTGGTCTAGTGTCCTGAGTCATTAATTGTCATTCGGTTGATAGACTGGGGAATGGCAACCCGGGGTCCGCGAGCAGTGGATATTGTTCTGACCGATGACGAGCCGTGAGCTCGAAGGGTGGCGCGTCGGCGAACGACGGCCTCGGTTTGGCGATGCGATCACGAATCGTTCTCGCTGCCGCAGATGGCGGGTCGAATACCGAAGTGGCACAACGACTCGGCCTCAACCGAGGTACCGTGCGGCGATGGCGAGGCCGGTTCGTCGAGCACCGCTGCGAGGGTTGCTCGACGAACCCCGGCCGGGCGACCTCGAACCGTCGGCGACGAGCAGATCAAAGACCTGATCACCGCAACTCTCGAGACCACTCCGAAGAATGCGACACACTGGTCGACTCGGTCGATGGCTGAGCATCTCGACATGTCGCAGTCAACTGTTTCGCGTGTATGGAGAGCGTTCGGATTGGCTCCACACAAACAGGATTCGTGGAAGCTGTCGAAAGATCCCATGTTCACCGAAAAGGTCCGCGACGTCGTCGGGCTCTACATGAACCCACCCGAACGTGCCTGGTGCTCTGCGTTGACGAGAAGACCCAGATCCAAGCGCTCGATCGCACCCAGCCGATCTTTCCCATGCTCCCGGGCACCCCGCAACGGGCCAGCCACGACTACGTGCGCAACGGCACCTCCAGCCTGTACGCGGCGTTGGACATCGCGTCGGCAAAGTCATCGGTTCGCTTCACTCACGGCATCGCGCAACGGAATTCATCGGATTCCTCCGCAAGATCGACGCCGAGGTACCCGACGAGCTCGACGTCCACCTGGTCATGGACAATGCTCCACCCACAAGACACCCGCGGTCAAGCGATGGCTGACCGCGCACCCGCGGTTTGTTGTCCACTTCACCCCCACCAGCTCATCCTGGATGAACCTCGTCGAACGCTGGTTCGCCGAACTGACCACCAAGAAACTCCAACGCTCCACCCACCGCACCGTACGAGCACTCAATGCCGACATCAGAGCGTGGATCGAGACCTGGAACGACAACCCCCGCCCCTACGTGTGGGTCAAGACCGCTGACCAGATCCTCGACTCCATCGCCCACTACTGCACACGAATTAATGACTCAGGACACTAGCAGACTCCGGCACGAATGGTTTGGCGGGCGGGTCAACGCCTCTCGGCGCTGGTGGACTGCGGGGGCAGGTGCGCCTAGCGGTAACGGTGGACCCGGTGGTGCAGGCGCGAACGTGTCGCCGGCAACTCAAACGAAGTGTGGCGGCGCCGGTGGTGGTGGCGGTGGTGGTGGTGGCCGTGTCAGCTTCCTCAACTACAGCGGCGGAGCTGGCGGCCCGGGCGGCTATCCCGGCGGTGGTGGTGGCGGTGGTGGTGGTTCGAACGGCGGTACCGGCTCATTCGGCGCTGGCGGTATCGGCGCTACCGGTGTGATCTGGATCTTCTGGAGATGAGTATGAAACCAGCAACCCTTGTGGCTGAAGCTCTTCCGCATATGCCGCCGATCACGAACCTGTACTCCACGGAGGATGGGTTCCTGTTGGTGTTGGTGGTGGAAGTGCCTGACATGACTTCGATTCTCACCAGCATGGAATGCAGGTTCCCGTCTCGCGGTCGCATCTGAAACCGGATGTGTCGGTGTTCCTGTCGGATGAGCGTGGCCAGGTCATCGACTACGACGGTGACCCCGCCAACGGTTTGACCCCGATCCTGTCGACTGACTCGAAGTCGTTCGCGATGACCATCAACCCGACCTCGCCACCCACGCTGATGCTTTGGCGGCACTCGGATATGAACTCACAGAACAGGAGACACCATGACCACCGTCACCCTCGGATGGGAGGGAACGAAAGCGGAAATCCCCTCTACCAGAACAGTGACCTGGTTTTCTCCTCGACCCATCGACGCCACCTCCGGCAACATCACATCGTGGCCGGTCGGTGCAGCATCGACCCTCTACTTTTTCGAAGGCGACCCCGTCCGGAACGCCACCACCCCCATCATCTCCATCCCCGGCGTGGTGGAACCACCCTCCATCGACTATGTGGTGCAACAGGAAACGCTGGCCCCCATCATCGGGCGGGCCACCCACTTCCTGCTCACGGTGTCGATGCCCGAAACCCCCACCCAGGAATATCCCCTCTACTACGGGAAAGCAGTCCGCCGTGTCTGAGTGGACCGACGACAACGGCACCCGACATTGGATCGACGATCACGGGCGGGAACACGTCGACCTCACCGCCGAACAAACCCTCCACCTCGACATCAACTACAACCTAGGAGAATGACATGGCACTCGCCACCAACGCGATGAAAACCGCCCTGCTCAATGCGTATGCAGCGCAGGGAACGTGGATTTCCCTGCACACCGCCGACCCCGGCAGCACCGGCGCATCCGAGGTGTCGGGCGGTACCCCCGCGTATGCCCGCCAGCAGACGACCTGGGGACTCCGGCGTCGGGTTCCATGACCGGGTCGAAGGTGTCGATCAACGTGCCCGCCACCACCGTCGTCGCGGCCGGCGTGTACTCGGCGCAAACCTCCGGCACCTATTTGGACAAACTGTCCATCCCCTCCACCACAGTCAGTGCGAACGCCACCATCGACGTCACCCCCACGATCACCATCACGTAGATGATCGTTCTGGCAGGCAGGGTGGTGACGGCAGTCCCCAACCGTCCCTACCTGTTTACGGCGGTACCGGTTCCGCGGGTGGGTGTGGTGCTACCTGCTGCACCCCACACGCGGGTGGTGGTACCGGAAGCCCGGCACACTGGGGTGAGGTTGCCGACGGCCCCGCACTATCGGACCCGCCGGCCCCGCACCAAAGAACGGTTGATGTCCGGCAACACCATCACCGTCACCGCTGCGGGTGTGGTGTACGCCCGACTCTGCGTGGACTATGCGGAGCAATCCGTCCAGGTGGGGCAGTCCGGGAAACTCGGTGTCGGCATAGCCGGTACCGGTTCGGGTGTGGTGGCTGGTGTGGGTGTGGTGCGTGCCCGTTACACCCTGACCGCAACCAACACCATCACCACCGACACCAGCAGCGATGGCCGCGCCCGCTACACACTCGACGCTACACAAGCGACCACTGTCACCCCTGCAGCGTCGACGGCAACTCTCTACACCCTGACCGCCACACAAGACATCACCATCACCCAACCTGTCGTCACCCGCCCACGCATTGAGCTGGATGCAGCACAAGACATGGTGGTGGCGCCGACAGCATCGTCAGTGCCATCGGTGGGATCGGTGAATGCGGATGCCTCCCAAACGTTCGAGGTGACGTCTGTGGCGGTGGTGAGGGTACGACACACCATCTCCGCCACCCAAACCACCACCGTGGGGCAGGCCACCGAACTGGGTGGCCTACGCGTACCGTTAGCCGCTTCTCAAACGGTGGCTGCCGACCAAACCGGTACGGCGCGGGCACGCTACACGCTGGCGGCACTGCAAACCATTAATGTCGCCGACACCGCAGACCTGCGCCCCCAGCTCGCCGCCGCCAACACTGTGACTGTCACTGGCACAGCCACATCCCGACCCCGCCACACCCTGACCGGCACCAACAGTGCTGCAACATCGAGTGCCGCGACCGCCACCCTCGTCACGTTCACCCGTCAACGCATGCAGAACGGGTCAGTATCGAACTCGTTCCTCCCGTATGTGCAGGTGACCGGGTTCACCTCTGACCCCACCTATCCGGCGACGGTCACCAACAATGCGCTCGTCGTGAAGGGCGCCGGGAACGTCACCCTCACCTGGTCGGCGACTGGTAACGGCAACATCAAAATCCAACGCAACGGTGTCGACGTCGGCAGCGTCGGACTCACCGGCACAGTGTCGTTGACCGTCGCCGCAGGCGACCAACTCACCATGTGGCATGCCTCGAATGGCGGACCTCAGTCAGTGTCTGGCTGCTGGATCAACATCACCCCCGCATAAGGCGCCCGTCTGCGGTACCCCCCTCCTGTTCGAAAGGAAGTTCATGTCCGGACGTTTGACTGGTGTGTATCAGCTCCCCGATGGGGGTTCCCGCCGCGGGATTCGAAACTGTGGATTCGGGTGCCGGTGGACCGCAACAACGCTGGGGTGACCGTGTACTCGGCGCCCACCGTCATCCCCATCAACCCGCCCACGCACCCGTCCGCCCCTGGTTTCTACGACTCGGGGTTGCTCCCTGAGGGTCCGTACCAGGTGCAGAAGGCGATCTT
Above is a window of Gordonia westfalica DNA encoding:
- a CDS encoding phage tail fiber protein: MALATNAMKTALLNAYAAQGTWISLHTADPGSTGASEVSGGTPAYARQQTTWGLRRRVP
- a CDS encoding DUF7264 domain-containing protein; this encodes MTTVTLGWEGTKAEIPSTRTVTWFSPRPIDATSGNITSWPVGAASTLYFFEGDPVRNATTPIISIPGVVEPPSIDYVVQQETLAPIIGRATHFLLTVSMPETPTQEYPLYYGKAVRRV